The following coding sequences are from one bacterium window:
- a CDS encoding DUF2283 domain-containing protein — protein MRIVYDSEVDALRIIFRETTTTCREIGDGIALDIDAEGNIAGIEILDAGRRLGERDTLRKVTLEGIGIGAAAG, from the coding sequence GTGCGAATTGTTTACGATTCTGAAGTAGACGCATTGAGAATAATTTTCAGGGAAACAACCACGACCTGCCGCGAAATCGGTGACGGAATCGCGTTGGATATAGACGCGGAAGGAAACATCGCGGGAATTGAAATCCTCGATGCGGGCCGGCGCCTCGGCGAGCGCGATACGCTGAGAAAGGTCACGCTGGAGGGAATCGGCATAGGCGCGGCCGCGGGATGA
- a CDS encoding alanyl-tRNA editing protein yields the protein MPTELVSLFDPSIRNCESAVLESGDGWFIPGRTCFFAEGGGLPSDRGAFSAAGTLGEIINVQKTEEGMKHFTAGGAVPAAGESVSLSLDWEYCHLLRRYHTALHVLCATIWKMYGVKVTGAQVREGSARMDFGFPEWKPEYREAIEREVNAALSGGAEVKIYSLPADDARKIPDLLRTEIDLLPEGLSEIRIVEIVGVDLQADGGAHVRNLSEVGRLAIKKVENKGKGFRRLEVELD from the coding sequence ATGCCTACCGAGCTTGTAAGTTTGTTCGATCCGTCCATCCGGAATTGCGAATCCGCCGTTCTCGAATCCGGCGACGGGTGGTTCATCCCCGGCCGCACCTGCTTTTTCGCGGAGGGCGGAGGGCTGCCCAGCGACCGCGGCGCTTTCAGCGCGGCCGGTACGTTGGGCGAAATCATAAACGTGCAAAAGACCGAGGAAGGGATGAAGCACTTCACCGCTGGCGGGGCGGTTCCGGCGGCTGGGGAATCCGTTTCGCTCTCGCTCGACTGGGAATACTGCCACCTTCTTCGCCGCTACCACACCGCGCTGCATGTGCTTTGCGCGACGATATGGAAGATGTACGGCGTCAAGGTTACGGGCGCGCAGGTGCGGGAGGGCAGCGCGCGGATGGACTTCGGATTCCCGGAGTGGAAGCCGGAGTACCGGGAGGCGATCGAACGCGAGGTGAACGCTGCGCTCTCGGGCGGCGCGGAGGTGAAAATTTACTCGTTGCCCGCCGACGATGCGAGGAAAATTCCCGATCTGCTGCGAACGGAGATTGACCTGCTGCCGGAGGGGCTTTCCGAAATCCGCATCGTCGAAATAGTCGGGGTTGACTTGCAGGCGGACGGCGGCGCGCACGTCCGCAATCTCTCGGAAGTCGGCAGGCTCGCGATTAAGAAAGTCGAAAACAAGGGAAAGGGATTCAGAAGGCTCGAAGTGGAGCTGGATTAG
- a CDS encoding YbaB/EbfC family nucleoid-associated protein, whose amino-acid sequence MQFDIPSLMAQAQQLMKEFEDRKAAVEAELAEATVTGSAGAGAVEISLSGDRQVRRVKIDRSKVDPSDVELLEDLVFSALADALRRVEAINLEKYEGLSQSVTIGGMDLGSIKDLLG is encoded by the coding sequence ATGCAGTTCGACATACCGAGCCTGATGGCGCAGGCTCAGCAATTGATGAAGGAATTCGAGGATCGGAAGGCCGCCGTCGAGGCCGAGCTGGCGGAGGCCACCGTCACCGGCTCCGCGGGCGCCGGAGCGGTCGAAATTTCGCTTTCAGGCGACAGACAGGTGCGCCGGGTCAAAATCGACCGCTCGAAAGTGGACCCCAGCGATGTGGAACTCCTGGAAGACCTCGTGTTTTCCGCTCTTGCCGACGCGCTAAGGCGCGTCGAAGCCATCAACCTGGAGAAGTACGAGGGGTTGTCGCAGAGTGTGACCATCGGGGGAATGGATTTGGGCTCGATAAAGGATTTGTTGGGATAG
- the recR gene encoding recombination protein RecR: MMPEALRALVRELAKLPGIGPRSAERIALHLVTSGDVEAISLSNALKNAAESVGFCRECGALSEKGKLCAVCSDSSRSRKSLMIVEGPLDVFALERGGFFTGVYHVLGGVLSPLEGVTPEDLKIPELIARIRKNGTNEAVVATNPSAEGDVTASYIAAELKPLGVRVTRLARGLPTGAQVDYADSDTLEQALAHRTEL; the protein is encoded by the coding sequence ATGATGCCGGAAGCGCTAAGGGCGCTCGTCAGGGAACTCGCCAAGCTGCCGGGAATCGGGCCGCGCAGTGCGGAGCGGATCGCCCTGCACCTTGTGACAAGCGGGGACGTGGAGGCGATTTCACTTTCGAATGCGTTGAAAAACGCGGCCGAGAGTGTGGGATTTTGCCGGGAGTGCGGAGCACTTTCCGAAAAGGGGAAGCTTTGCGCGGTTTGCTCCGACAGTTCTCGTTCCAGAAAAAGCCTGATGATCGTCGAAGGGCCGCTGGATGTGTTCGCGCTCGAGCGCGGCGGATTCTTTACGGGCGTCTATCACGTTCTTGGCGGAGTATTGTCACCGCTCGAAGGAGTAACGCCGGAGGATTTGAAAATTCCGGAGCTGATCGCGAGGATCAGGAAAAACGGAACGAATGAAGCCGTCGTGGCCACAAATCCGTCCGCGGAAGGCGATGTGACCGCCAGTTACATAGCGGCTGAATTGAAGCCGCTGGGAGTACGCGTGACGCGGCTTGCGCGCGGGCTTCCAACGGGCGCACAGGTGGACTACGCCGACAGCGATACGCTGGAGCAGGCGCTGGCGCACCGGACGGAGCTGTAG
- the tsaD gene encoding tRNA (adenosine(37)-N6)-threonylcarbamoyltransferase complex transferase subunit TsaD, with the protein MDAGGPLGADGIIVAIETSFDDSAIAAVDAAGTILAGYVAGRVELHREWGGVVPEIAARSHITDLPALYFELKRHIDTKRIKAVAVTRGPGLVGSLLVGVNYAQGLSLGLGVPVMGLNHLEGHIVSPFLDAGDGNARRGRIIGEIPFPHIALVVSGGNTLLVRANALGDYTTLGETLDDAGGELLDKIAVALGRDYPGGATIERLAAHADAENPDTARWLARHQLPVPMRESRDLNFSYSGLKTAALRLMKAENITAGHPLEPAFCLALQNALNESLFIKAAEALRDNPDCRTLTLSGGVAANSALCANFRSMLAESGVNVLVPHKPLAVDNAEMMAYLAWLIISARGAIPLDDEELDAEPGLRL; encoded by the coding sequence ATGGACGCGGGCGGGCCGCTCGGCGCGGACGGGATAATCGTTGCAATTGAAACGAGCTTCGACGACTCGGCGATCGCGGCCGTCGACGCCGCGGGAACGATCCTTGCGGGTTATGTGGCGGGACGCGTCGAATTGCACCGGGAGTGGGGCGGGGTTGTGCCCGAAATCGCGGCCCGCAGCCACATAACCGACCTGCCCGCGCTGTACTTCGAGCTGAAGCGGCACATCGACACGAAGCGCATAAAGGCGGTTGCGGTAACGCGAGGGCCGGGGCTTGTCGGGAGCCTGCTTGTAGGAGTCAACTACGCGCAGGGACTGTCGCTCGGACTCGGCGTTCCCGTGATGGGATTGAACCATCTGGAAGGACATATCGTCAGCCCGTTTCTGGACGCGGGGGACGGAAATGCACGCCGGGGACGTATCATCGGCGAAATTCCTTTTCCACATATCGCTCTGGTGGTGTCCGGAGGAAACACTCTGCTTGTGCGCGCCAATGCGCTGGGCGATTACACGACTCTTGGAGAAACGCTGGACGATGCGGGGGGGGAGCTGCTTGACAAGATCGCGGTCGCGCTCGGCCGCGATTATCCGGGCGGAGCAACTATCGAACGGCTCGCGGCGCATGCCGACGCGGAAAATCCGGACACGGCGCGCTGGCTTGCGCGGCACCAGCTTCCCGTGCCCATGAGGGAATCAAGAGACCTGAATTTCAGTTACAGCGGGCTTAAAACCGCGGCGCTGCGGCTGATGAAGGCGGAAAACATAACAGCGGGACATCCACTCGAACCCGCTTTTTGCCTAGCGCTGCAGAACGCGTTGAACGAATCGCTTTTCATAAAGGCAGCGGAAGCTTTAAGGGACAATCCCGACTGCAGAACGCTTACGCTGTCCGGCGGAGTGGCGGCAAACTCCGCGCTTTGCGCGAATTTCCGGTCTATGCTCGCTGAAAGCGGCGTCAACGTGCTCGTGCCGCATAAGCCTCTGGCGGTGGACAACGCCGAGATGATGGCGTATCTGGCGTGGCTGATAATCTCCGCGCGGGGCGCAATTCCATTGGACGACGAGGAGCTGGATGCGGAGCCTGGATTGAGGCTTTA